From one Chlamydiifrater phoenicopteri genomic stretch:
- the rpmF gene encoding 50S ribosomal protein L32, which yields MAVPRNRLSNARKNIRRSHHAKGPRQTAVCKNCKNAFIPHTVCSSCGFYNGRAVLQATEKD from the coding sequence ATGGCAGTACCACGTAATCGTTTGAGTAATGCAAGAAAGAATATCAGAAGAAGTCACCACGCAAAGGGACCTCGCCAAACCGCGGTATGTAAAAATTGCAAGAACGCCTTCATTCCTCACACGGTTTGTTCTTCTTGTGGTTTCTACAACGGGAGAGCTGTTCTGCAAGCGACAGAAAAAGATTAG
- a CDS encoding 1-acyl-sn-glycerol-3-phosphate acyltransferase, translating to MSFLQSLDQALINKELPEDVYERAKMVYLSYVRETEDILHISETEAMFSKFLELLKADQKDPFQFPCFHKRIVSPINLESFGQQFFRPLIDIPHSCLLHSEVASKIIEQLSSGENVILLANHQVEADPQVMQIMLKTLFPERFLKEIIFLAGDRVTSDPIARPFSMGCNLLCIYSKRHIDSPPERREEKLRHNQKSMKVLKTLLSQGGKFIYVAPSGGRDRKDASGRLAPAPFHPDSIEMFRLLGKSCAVPTHFYPMALKTFDILPPPPVIEQNIGEQRSTKRSPVHFAFGEEVDLNSIISTPEVSDKRLLRELRANVVFGKVQSLYKEIADL from the coding sequence ATGAGCTTTCTACAGTCCTTGGACCAGGCTTTAATCAACAAGGAGCTACCGGAAGACGTATACGAGAGAGCAAAAATGGTGTATCTCTCCTACGTTCGAGAAACCGAAGACATTCTTCACATCTCGGAAACGGAGGCTATGTTCTCAAAATTTCTTGAACTACTAAAAGCCGATCAGAAAGACCCGTTTCAATTTCCTTGTTTTCATAAACGAATCGTTTCTCCGATAAACTTAGAGTCTTTCGGACAACAATTCTTTCGCCCCTTAATAGATATTCCTCACTCCTGCCTTTTACATAGCGAGGTAGCTAGCAAAATCATCGAACAGTTGTCCTCTGGAGAGAATGTTATTTTGCTAGCTAATCACCAAGTGGAAGCGGACCCCCAAGTCATGCAAATTATGCTGAAAACACTGTTTCCAGAGAGATTCTTAAAAGAAATCATCTTTCTTGCCGGAGATCGAGTCACCTCTGATCCCATAGCTCGCCCCTTCAGTATGGGCTGCAATTTGTTATGCATTTACTCCAAGAGACACATTGACTCCCCTCCAGAGAGAAGAGAAGAAAAACTACGGCATAATCAAAAAAGCATGAAGGTTCTAAAAACCTTACTATCACAAGGCGGCAAGTTTATATATGTTGCACCTTCTGGAGGAAGAGATAGAAAAGATGCTTCAGGAAGACTAGCTCCCGCTCCTTTTCACCCGGACAGTATAGAGATGTTTCGCCTACTAGGAAAATCATGCGCTGTTCCGACACATTTCTATCCGATGGCCTTAAAAACCTTTGACATCCTCCCTCCCCCTCCGGTTATAGAACAAAATATCGGAGAACAACGAAGCACTAAACGCAGTCCAGTTCATTTTGCTTTCGGAGAAGAAGTAGATCTAAACTCCATTATTTCGACTCCTGAGGTTTCCGATAAAAGATTGCTGAGAGAATTACGAGCCAACGTTGTATTTGGCAAAGTTCAATCGTTGTATAAGGAGATAGCGGATTTATGA
- a CDS encoding phosphate acyltransferase (involved in acylation of glycerol-3-phosphate to form 1-acyl-glycerol-3 phosphate for use in phospholipid biosynthesis; functions with PlsY) produces the protein MTTTFTPCVAVDLMGGDHSPILVFRALLEAIRLGDFKEISFLAIAQEGFRRDIELEREKVSVLANVNLRVMYVKDFVSMEDSPLSATRKKDSSMSVGLDLLSAGKVSALFSTGNTGALITLSRLKVSLHPTISRPALTVRIPTLTGSAIVLDVGANVAVKPEELVNFARMGEAYRKCLYPQKKGKVALLNIGSEERKGTESHRVAFKRLQEVYREDFLGNIEGGDVFSGKADVVVTDGFTGNIFLKTAEGVFDFLLQLVGSRLEEDLKGKLNYSIYPGSVLCGLSKLVVKCHGEADEESLVQGIFGFLQLSQANLCDKILRELG, from the coding sequence ATGACCACAACTTTTACCCCTTGCGTGGCTGTTGATTTGATGGGGGGAGATCATTCCCCCATCCTAGTGTTTCGAGCGCTCCTCGAAGCTATTCGTTTGGGAGATTTTAAGGAGATCTCCTTTCTAGCCATTGCCCAGGAGGGCTTCCGAAGGGATATAGAGTTAGAAAGAGAAAAAGTTTCGGTTTTAGCAAATGTCAATTTGCGTGTAATGTACGTAAAAGACTTTGTTTCTATGGAGGACTCTCCCTTGTCCGCCACTAGAAAAAAGGACTCCTCTATGTCAGTTGGGCTAGATTTGTTGTCCGCAGGAAAAGTTTCGGCTCTGTTCTCGACAGGAAATACAGGAGCTTTAATTACCTTGTCTAGGTTAAAAGTTTCTTTGCATCCAACAATCTCAAGACCAGCTCTCACCGTTCGTATTCCAACTTTAACTGGAAGCGCCATAGTGTTAGATGTGGGAGCTAATGTTGCGGTTAAACCTGAAGAATTAGTCAATTTTGCCCGTATGGGGGAAGCTTACAGAAAGTGTCTATACCCCCAAAAAAAAGGAAAGGTAGCGCTTCTTAACATTGGTTCAGAAGAAAGAAAGGGTACAGAAAGTCATCGGGTAGCTTTTAAAAGGCTTCAAGAGGTTTACCGAGAAGACTTCTTGGGCAATATAGAGGGGGGGGATGTTTTTTCCGGAAAGGCAGATGTTGTTGTTACCGATGGGTTTACGGGAAACATTTTTTTGAAGACCGCAGAGGGAGTGTTTGATTTTCTCTTGCAACTTGTAGGATCCCGTTTAGAGGAGGATCTGAAAGGTAAGCTGAACTACTCCATCTATCCAGGGTCTGTCTTGTGCGGGCTTTCTAAGCTCGTTGTTAAATGTCATGGCGAGGCCGATGAAGAATCTTTAGTTCAGGGGATTTTCGGTTTCCTGCAACTTTCTCAAGCTAATCTTTGCGACAAGATTTTACGAGAGCTTGGTTAA
- a CDS encoding Rne/Rng family ribonuclease, whose product MENDVLLNVESKEIRYAHLKNGLLFDLIIERKKIRQLKGNIYRGKVTNILRNIQSAFINIDERENGFIHISDVLENSKKFEQMFDTDLDEDENIPPSPGQADSPIEDLLELDSPVLVQVVKEPIGTKGARLTSNISIPGRYLVLLPNSPHRGVSRKIEDPQIRDQLKRLIRSFEMPRDMGLICRTASMTASTETLIAEAHELLKTWKTIIEKFHATEEPALLYEETDLVKKAVVTGIDKNFNRLLIDDYATYRKCRHIMKKYSPESSMKIEYYRDSVPMFERFNVEKEIEKATKRKIWLTSGGYLFFDRTEAMHTVDVNSGRSTQLEGGVEETLVQINLEAAEEIARQLRLRNVGGLVIIDFIDMKSRKNQKRVLERLKEHMKVDSARCTILSMSEFGLVEMTRQRNRESLVQTLFTPCPYCCGNALIKTNESMAIEIERELKKVINYRNHKNLCLIVHPELASYMKLEGDDTALIRLAKQMKAKLQINTSDELHLNHYQFFSLITGEKIDL is encoded by the coding sequence ATGGAAAACGATGTTTTGTTGAATGTCGAGTCAAAAGAGATCCGTTACGCCCACCTGAAAAATGGTCTACTTTTTGACTTGATCATAGAGAGAAAAAAGATTCGCCAACTCAAAGGCAATATTTACAGAGGCAAAGTTACCAATATTTTGAGAAACATTCAATCGGCCTTCATTAACATTGACGAGCGAGAGAATGGGTTCATTCATATTTCCGACGTTCTAGAAAATTCTAAAAAGTTCGAACAGATGTTTGACACTGATTTGGATGAGGACGAAAACATCCCTCCCTCTCCAGGGCAAGCAGATTCTCCTATCGAAGATCTTTTAGAATTGGATAGTCCAGTCCTTGTTCAAGTTGTTAAGGAGCCCATAGGCACGAAAGGAGCAAGACTAACCTCAAACATCTCTATTCCAGGAAGGTACCTAGTCTTGCTCCCTAACTCTCCTCATCGCGGAGTGTCCAGAAAAATTGAGGACCCTCAGATCCGGGACCAACTCAAGAGACTCATCCGTTCTTTTGAAATGCCTCGTGACATGGGATTAATTTGCCGCACAGCGAGCATGACAGCTTCTACAGAAACATTGATTGCCGAAGCACATGAACTCCTCAAAACATGGAAAACCATCATAGAAAAGTTTCACGCAACAGAGGAACCCGCTCTTCTCTACGAAGAAACAGATCTAGTCAAAAAAGCTGTTGTTACGGGGATAGATAAAAATTTTAATCGTCTGTTGATCGACGATTATGCTACCTATCGAAAATGCCGTCACATAATGAAAAAATATTCTCCTGAAAGCTCAATGAAAATCGAGTATTACAGGGATTCTGTTCCTATGTTCGAAAGATTCAATGTAGAAAAGGAAATAGAGAAGGCCACCAAAAGAAAAATTTGGCTGACAAGTGGGGGCTATCTTTTCTTCGACAGAACGGAAGCCATGCACACAGTCGATGTCAACTCAGGCCGCAGCACGCAGTTGGAAGGAGGTGTAGAAGAAACTCTAGTACAGATCAATCTAGAGGCTGCAGAAGAAATTGCTAGACAATTACGACTACGCAACGTAGGGGGCCTTGTCATTATTGATTTTATCGACATGAAGTCGAGAAAAAATCAAAAACGAGTCTTAGAAAGATTAAAAGAGCATATGAAGGTGGACTCTGCTAGATGTACCATCTTAAGCATGAGCGAGTTTGGCTTGGTAGAAATGACCCGCCAGAGAAATAGAGAATCCCTGGTACAAACTCTATTTACTCCTTGCCCTTATTGTTGCGGCAACGCTCTGATCAAAACCAATGAAAGTATGGCGATTGAAATCGAGCGAGAATTGAAGAAAGTTATCAACTACCGAAACCACAAAAATCTTTGTCTCATCGTACACCCAGAACTAGCTTCTTACATGAAGTTAGAAGGCGATGATACAGCATTAATTCGCTTAGCTAAACAGATGAAAGCTAAACTCCAAATCAACACTTCCGACGAACTCCATCTCAATCACTATCAATTCTTTTCACTGATCACTGGAGAAAAGATAGATTTATAA